One genomic window of Polyodon spathula isolate WHYD16114869_AA chromosome 8, ASM1765450v1, whole genome shotgun sequence includes the following:
- the ccdc59 gene encoding thyroid transcription factor 1-associated protein 26 homolog encodes MASTAKLENTKKAAFPAHYTYKNKGQHTSTATMKTKRKWIPPDKAFAGSLKEGQGFAFHRKQKVQYEYKKLLRKERRAKPQPEVQYADSYPEHLKHLYLAEEEKIKNEEQQKKKERRARDVNPLPEGAATAAPTTTMATSDPFETKRPDKKEQKFKKTSYQKTKEEYERIQTKRALKRREAEKNKQQRQEALRIYKQKKMETYQILSKKTKKGQPNLNVQMEYLLQKIQDNQSKGSE; translated from the exons ATGGCATCAACAGCCAAATTAGAAAACACTAAAAAGGCAGCATTTCCTGCCCACTATACTTATAAAAACAAAGGACAACATACTTCCACGGCTACCATGAAGACGAAACGCAAATGGATACCACCAGATAAGGCGTTTGCTGGCAGCTTAAAAGAAG GACAGGGCTTTGCGTTCCATAGAAAACAGAAGGTTCAGTATGAGTACAAGAAGCTGCTCCGTAAGGAAAGGAGAGCAAAACCCCAACCAGAGGTACAGTACGCAGACAGTTACCCGGAGCATCTGAAGCACTTGTACCTGGCAGAGGAAGAAAAGATAAAGAATGAGGAGCAGCAGAAGAAGAAAGAAAGGAGAGCGAGAGATGTGAACCCCTTGCCGGAAGGGGCAGCTACTGCTGCACCTACAACTACTATGGCTACTTCTGATCCTTTTGAGACCAAAAG ACCTgataaaaaagaacagaaattcAAGAAGACTTCATACCAAAAGACGAAAGAGGAGTATGAACGGATCCAGACCAAGCGTGCTCTAAAGAGAAGG gaGGCAGAGAAGAACAAACAACAAAGACAGGAGGCTTTGAGGATATACAAGCAAAAGAAAATGGAAACTTATCAAATATTGAGCAAGAAGACTAAAAAGGGACAGCCAAACCTGAATGTACAAATGGAATACCTGCTTCAGAAAATTCAAGACAATCAATCCAAGGGAAGCGAGTAA